A section of the Ruficoccus amylovorans genome encodes:
- the atpD gene encoding F0F1 ATP synthase subunit beta, whose protein sequence is MSNIGKIIQVIGAVVDVKFSEESVPKIYNALHVSFKLGGEDKMIVLEIQQHLGDGMVRAVAMSSTEGLVRGLDVIDTGAPISVPVGEQVLGRIFNVIGEPVDERGPVVTEKRYPIHRNPPTLLEQDTEAQILETGIKVIDLICPFIKGGKVGAFGGAGVGKTVVIMELINNIAKAHGGYSVFAGVGERSREGNDLYWEMSESGVIDQKNIANSKVALVYGQMNEPPGARMRVALSGLAMAEYFRDEKNQDVLLFVDNIFRFSQAGSEVSALLGRSPSAVGYQPTLAQEMGILQERITSTKKGSITSFQAVYVPADDLTDPAPANTFAHLDSTIVLERRIAELGIYPAVDPLASVSNALSPEIVGEEHFQVARGVQNVLQRYKDLQDIIAILGLDELSEEDRKTVYRARKIQKFLSQPFHVAEVFTGFPGVYVPVADTIKGFKMILDGELDDVNENDFYMKAGIESVLEPAKA, encoded by the coding sequence ATGAGCAATATCGGTAAAATCATTCAGGTCATCGGCGCCGTGGTGGACGTCAAGTTCAGCGAAGAGAGCGTGCCCAAGATTTACAACGCCCTTCACGTCTCCTTCAAGCTCGGTGGCGAAGACAAGATGATCGTGCTGGAAATCCAGCAGCACCTCGGCGACGGCATGGTCCGCGCCGTGGCCATGTCCTCCACCGAAGGTCTTGTGCGCGGCCTCGACGTGATCGACACGGGTGCCCCGATCTCAGTCCCGGTGGGCGAGCAGGTGCTCGGCCGCATCTTCAACGTCATCGGGGAGCCGGTGGACGAGCGCGGCCCGGTCGTGACCGAGAAGCGCTACCCGATCCACCGCAACCCGCCCACGCTGCTGGAGCAGGACACCGAGGCCCAAATCCTCGAAACCGGCATCAAGGTCATCGACTTGATCTGCCCCTTCATCAAGGGCGGTAAGGTCGGTGCGTTCGGGGGTGCCGGTGTCGGCAAGACCGTCGTCATCATGGAGCTCATCAACAACATCGCCAAGGCGCACGGCGGTTACTCCGTCTTCGCCGGGGTGGGTGAGCGCTCCCGCGAAGGTAACGACCTTTACTGGGAAATGAGCGAGTCCGGCGTCATCGATCAGAAGAATATCGCCAACTCCAAGGTGGCCCTCGTTTACGGCCAGATGAACGAGCCGCCCGGCGCCCGTATGCGCGTGGCTCTGTCCGGCCTGGCCATGGCCGAGTACTTCCGTGACGAAAAGAACCAGGACGTGCTCCTGTTCGTCGATAACATTTTCCGCTTCTCCCAGGCCGGTTCCGAAGTGTCCGCGCTGCTCGGCCGCTCGCCCTCCGCGGTGGGTTACCAGCCGACCCTGGCCCAGGAAATGGGCATCCTGCAGGAGCGCATCACCTCGACCAAGAAGGGCTCCATCACGTCCTTCCAGGCCGTCTACGTCCCGGCGGACGACTTGACCGACCCGGCCCCGGCCAACACCTTCGCGCACCTCGACTCGACCATCGTGCTTGAGCGCCGCATCGCCGAGCTGGGCATTTACCCGGCGGTTGACCCGCTGGCCTCGGTCTCGAACGCCCTCTCCCCCGAAATCGTGGGCGAGGAGCACTTCCAGGTCGCCCGCGGCGTGCAGAACGTCCTCCAGCGCTACAAGGACCTGCAGGACATCATCGCGATTCTCGGTCTGGACGAACTCTCCGAAGAGGACCGCAAGACCGTTTACCGCGCCCGTAAGATCCAGAAGTTCCTTTCGCAGCCCTTCCACGTGGCCGAAGTCTTCACCGGCTTCCCCGGCGTGTACGTCCCCGTGGCCGACACCATCAAGGGCTTCAAGATGATCCTCGACGGCGAACTCGACGACGTGAACGAAAACGACTTCTACATGAAGGCCGGTATCGAATCCGTCCTCGAACCCGCCAAGGCCTAA
- the atpA gene encoding F0F1 ATP synthase subunit alpha, producing MSTVLEQIQAEIAKLETQAVKTNVGRIVQIADGVARLDGLSEVMYNEMIEFPGGVYGIALNLEEDEVGVVILGDPSELKEGDEAKTTGRLLSVPVGKGLLGRVVDALGAPIDGKGPIESDALYPVEKIAPGIIPRKSVDQPVQTGIMAIDAMIPVGRGQRELIIGDRATGKTTVAIDTIINQAQINQQHKKEDGSFEEGFRPMYSIYVAIGQKQSNIARTIKSLEAAGAMEYCTIVAAPAAENPANQYIAPFSGAAMGEFYMHNGMDALIVFDDLSKHAVAYRQISLVLKRPAGREAYPGDVFYLHSRLLERSARVNEENGNGSLTALPIIETQAGDVSAYIPTNVISITDGQIFLETDLFNQGVRPAINVGISVSRVGSAAQVKAMKQVAGKVKGQLAQYRELAAFAQFGSDLDARTKATLDMGDRMVELFKQPPLSPKRTEVQVALIWTVQNNYMADIAAKKVTAAVSSLEQYLIASKHALLDKIRTGGKLTDEITAELKSAVEEWKKTFVA from the coding sequence ATGAGCACCGTTCTTGAACAAATCCAGGCCGAGATAGCCAAGCTCGAAACCCAGGCTGTCAAAACCAACGTCGGCCGCATCGTACAGATCGCCGACGGCGTGGCCCGCCTCGACGGCCTCTCCGAGGTCATGTACAACGAGATGATCGAGTTCCCCGGCGGCGTGTACGGCATCGCCCTGAACCTCGAAGAGGACGAAGTCGGCGTCGTCATCCTCGGCGACCCCTCCGAGCTCAAGGAAGGCGACGAAGCCAAAACCACCGGTCGCCTGCTCTCCGTCCCCGTCGGCAAGGGCCTTCTGGGCCGCGTGGTGGACGCCCTCGGCGCTCCCATCGATGGCAAAGGCCCGATCGAGAGCGACGCGCTCTACCCGGTCGAAAAAATCGCCCCCGGCATCATCCCCCGCAAATCCGTGGACCAGCCGGTGCAGACCGGCATCATGGCCATTGACGCGATGATCCCCGTCGGCCGCGGTCAGCGCGAGCTGATCATCGGCGACCGCGCCACCGGTAAGACCACCGTGGCCATCGACACGATCATCAATCAGGCCCAGATCAACCAGCAGCACAAGAAGGAAGACGGCAGCTTTGAGGAAGGCTTCCGCCCGATGTACTCCATTTACGTGGCCATCGGCCAGAAGCAGTCCAACATCGCCCGTACGATCAAGTCCCTGGAGGCTGCCGGGGCCATGGAGTACTGCACGATCGTGGCCGCTCCCGCCGCCGAAAACCCGGCCAACCAATACATCGCCCCGTTCTCCGGCGCTGCCATGGGCGAGTTCTACATGCACAACGGCATGGACGCGCTCATCGTCTTCGATGACCTTTCCAAGCACGCCGTGGCCTACCGCCAGATTTCGCTCGTGCTCAAGCGTCCCGCCGGTCGCGAAGCCTACCCCGGTGACGTTTTCTACCTCCACAGCCGCCTGCTGGAGCGTTCCGCCCGCGTCAACGAGGAGAACGGTAACGGCTCCCTGACCGCGCTGCCGATCATTGAAACACAGGCTGGTGACGTTTCGGCGTACATTCCGACGAACGTTATTTCGATCACTGACGGGCAAATCTTCCTCGAAACTGACCTCTTCAACCAGGGTGTTCGCCCGGCTATTAACGTCGGTATCTCGGTCTCGCGAGTCGGTTCCGCCGCGCAGGTCAAGGCGATGAAGCAGGTCGCCGGCAAGGTGAAGGGCCAGTTGGCCCAGTACCGCGAACTGGCTGCCTTCGCGCAGTTCGGCTCCGACCTGGACGCCCGCACCAAGGCCACCCTCGACATGGGTGACCGCATGGTCGAGCTCTTCAAGCAGCCGCCCCTCTCCCCGAAGCGCACCGAAGTGCAGGTCGCCCTCATCTGGACCGTCCAGAACAACTACATGGCCGACATCGCGGCCAAGAAGGTGACCGCCGCCGTCAGTTCGCTGGAGCAGTACCTGATCGCCTCCAAGCACGCCCTGTTGGACAAGATCCGCACCGGCGGCAAGCTCACCGATGAGATCACGGCCGAGCTCAAGAGCGCCGTCGAGGAGTGGAAGAAGACCTTCGTCGCCTGA
- the gmk gene encoding guanylate kinase: protein MSTPDPAPGKLIVIAGPAGSGKTTLCERMLAEQPDVRRVITCTTRAPREGEVDGRDYYFLSPEEFERRIEAGDFYEYARVHGRYYGTLKSEIDRHLSAGRNVLLNIDVQGAASFRQAERENPSLAGRLVTVFITITPGQMRERMLGRGDNDEAEIARRLKSAEDELARAGEFDHVIASTDRESDYQRLLMLYRHLTSPLTGR from the coding sequence ATGAGCACACCTGATCCCGCCCCGGGCAAGCTGATCGTCATCGCCGGTCCCGCCGGCAGCGGCAAGACCACCCTGTGCGAGCGCATGCTGGCCGAACAGCCCGACGTGCGCCGCGTCATCACCTGCACAACCCGCGCCCCGCGCGAGGGCGAAGTCGATGGCCGCGATTACTATTTCCTGAGTCCGGAAGAGTTCGAACGCCGGATCGAGGCCGGGGACTTTTACGAATACGCCCGTGTGCATGGCCGCTACTACGGTACCCTCAAGTCAGAGATCGACCGCCACCTGAGCGCCGGTCGCAACGTCCTGCTCAACATCGACGTACAGGGCGCGGCCTCCTTCCGCCAGGCCGAACGGGAAAACCCCTCCCTGGCCGGCCGGCTGGTCACGGTTTTCATCACCATCACTCCCGGCCAGATGCGAGAGCGCATGCTGGGCCGGGGCGACAACGACGAGGCGGAAATCGCCCGCCGCCTCAAGAGCGCCGAGGACGAACTGGCCCGCGCCGGGGAATTCGATCACGTCATCGCCAGTACGGACCGGGAAAGCGACTATCAACGTCTGCTTATGCTCTACAGGCACTTAACAAGCCCCCTAACTGGTCGATAA
- a CDS encoding ATP synthase F0 subunit C, with amino-acid sequence MFDLLAQISGDIGQGLTAALGCLGAALGVGFVGTRAVEAVGRNPGASGKILVQSIIGMALSEAVAFYALFLY; translated from the coding sequence ATGTTCGACCTACTCGCACAAATCTCAGGTGATATCGGCCAGGGCCTGACTGCCGCCCTCGGCTGTCTCGGTGCTGCCCTCGGCGTCGGCTTTGTCGGCACCCGCGCGGTGGAAGCCGTCGGCCGCAACCCCGGCGCTTCCGGTAAGATCCTCGTCCAGAGCATCATCGGTATGGCCCTTTCCGAAGCCGTCGCGTTCTACGCGCTGTTCCTGTACTAA
- the atpF gene encoding F0F1 ATP synthase subunit B: protein MIDLLPNLIAAAAEVSHGAAESGTVVEKLASTFHVEWHLLLAQGINFIVVAFVLWKFAFKPVVATLETRKKKIEDGLQYAEEMKARLAEAEKQYAEKMKEAAIEGAQIIEEARENAKTYLEKQTQEAVTKAEGIVAKGRESVELERKQMLSELRREVAHLVVQTSGKVLNRDLSAEEKSRFNETAAKELYGKN, encoded by the coding sequence ATGATCGATCTCCTGCCCAACCTTATCGCCGCCGCGGCTGAAGTCTCCCACGGAGCCGCCGAGTCAGGCACTGTTGTTGAAAAGCTCGCCTCGACCTTCCACGTCGAGTGGCACCTGCTGCTGGCCCAGGGCATCAACTTTATCGTGGTGGCCTTCGTGCTGTGGAAGTTCGCTTTCAAGCCGGTCGTCGCCACCCTGGAGACCCGCAAGAAAAAGATCGAGGACGGTCTCCAGTACGCCGAGGAGATGAAGGCCCGCCTGGCCGAAGCCGAAAAGCAGTACGCCGAGAAGATGAAAGAGGCCGCCATCGAAGGCGCGCAGATCATCGAAGAGGCCCGCGAGAACGCCAAGACCTACCTGGAAAAGCAGACCCAGGAAGCCGTCACCAAGGCTGAAGGCATCGTCGCCAAGGGCCGCGAGTCGGTCGAGCTTGAGCGCAAGCAGATGCTCTCCGAGCTTCGCCGCGAAGTCGCTCACCTCGTCGTGCAAACCTCCGGCAAGGTCCTCAACCGCGACCTCTCCGCCGAGGAAAAGAGCCGCTTCAACGAAACGGCCGCCAAAGAACTTTACGGCAAGAACTGA
- a CDS encoding methylated-DNA--[protein]-cysteine S-methyltransferase, whose product MSLASPTVNYGSTDSPYGPCLLAVSEDRLVYLGFLLPGEQAVPVLTAAGLGPALTRDDKSTRCWAGRVFSGEAVPIAPRGTSFQLAVWDALKAIPRGQTRTYSEIAHAVDRPLATRAVGTAIGRNPLAWLIPCHRVIRRDGALGGFRWGLPLKRRLLREEGVPCPQ is encoded by the coding sequence ATGAGCTTGGCTTCTCCTACGGTGAACTACGGGTCCACCGATTCCCCCTACGGCCCCTGCCTGCTGGCCGTATCGGAAGACCGGCTGGTTTACCTCGGATTTCTGCTGCCCGGCGAGCAAGCCGTACCCGTCCTGACCGCTGCCGGGCTGGGCCCGGCCCTGACCCGCGACGACAAATCTACCCGTTGCTGGGCCGGTCGCGTTTTCTCCGGGGAGGCGGTCCCGATCGCCCCTCGCGGCACGTCTTTTCAACTTGCGGTCTGGGACGCCCTCAAGGCCATCCCCCGTGGCCAAACCCGCACCTATTCCGAGATCGCCCATGCGGTTGACCGCCCACTGGCCACGCGGGCCGTCGGGACCGCCATCGGGCGTAACCCCCTCGCCTGGCTCATCCCCTGCCACCGGGTCATCCGCCGGGATGGCGCGCTCGGGGGCTTTCGCTGGGGGCTACCGCTCAAGCGCCGCCTCCTGCGCGAGGAAGGTGTCCCCTGCCCGCAGTAG
- a CDS encoding ATP-binding protein — protein sequence MIVFILAVWVLYLLLRLRRLRAVMKKAADALESRKSFLLNEKGNWPKRYFLDRMAREINTLTDIRRHSERREEGYFQQVETALENLIEAVLIVNDENQLVMANPAARRLLRIEGRTEGKRVEQYLQSPQFLELMKRIRAGEYSGFQEIELVRGKTSHTFEVTGAPIPNADPHAPDMTLFVLHDITRLKILEGVRKEFVANVSHELRTPVTIIKGYADTLVEDQDSLEPEDRARFLAKIQKSVNRLHLLLEDLLVLSRLEWGTESVSREAYPLPQIIRELQENIQPRLEENGKKLLVELDPMIDRLMLDPIKISRVFQNVCDNITRYAKGFTTIQIRARYEDGKVRVSIEDDGCGIPAADVPHIFERFYRVDKGRSRELGGTGLGLSIVKHIIQLHGGEVAAHSVEGEGTRIEFTLPDTSAEAAARVAAERRRSAQAG from the coding sequence GTGATCGTATTCATCCTGGCCGTGTGGGTCCTGTACCTGCTGTTGCGGCTGCGACGACTGCGCGCGGTGATGAAGAAGGCAGCCGACGCACTTGAATCCCGCAAGTCTTTCCTTTTAAATGAGAAAGGAAATTGGCCCAAGCGGTATTTTCTCGACCGCATGGCTCGCGAGATCAATACCCTGACCGACATTCGCCGCCACAGCGAGCGTCGCGAAGAGGGCTATTTCCAGCAAGTTGAAACGGCACTGGAGAACCTGATCGAGGCCGTTCTCATCGTCAACGACGAGAACCAACTCGTCATGGCCAATCCCGCCGCCCGGCGCCTGCTCCGCATCGAAGGGCGCACGGAGGGCAAGCGGGTTGAGCAGTACTTGCAGAGCCCGCAGTTTCTGGAGTTGATGAAGCGCATTCGGGCGGGCGAGTACAGCGGTTTTCAGGAGATTGAGCTGGTCCGTGGCAAGACATCCCACACCTTTGAAGTCACCGGTGCTCCCATCCCGAACGCCGATCCGCACGCCCCGGACATGACACTGTTTGTGCTGCACGACATCACGCGCCTGAAAATCCTCGAAGGCGTGCGCAAGGAGTTCGTGGCCAATGTCTCCCACGAGCTGCGCACGCCGGTCACGATTATCAAGGGCTACGCCGACACCCTGGTCGAGGACCAGGACAGCCTGGAGCCCGAGGACCGCGCCCGCTTCCTGGCCAAAATCCAGAAAAGTGTAAACCGGCTGCACCTGTTGCTGGAGGACTTGCTGGTGCTGTCGCGGCTGGAGTGGGGGACCGAGTCCGTCTCACGCGAGGCCTATCCGCTGCCGCAGATCATCCGCGAGCTACAGGAGAACATCCAGCCGCGCCTGGAAGAGAACGGCAAAAAGCTGCTCGTCGAGCTCGACCCGATGATTGACCGGCTAATGCTCGATCCGATCAAGATTTCGCGTGTCTTTCAGAATGTTTGCGACAATATCACCCGCTATGCCAAAGGGTTTACCACTATCCAGATACGCGCCCGCTACGAGGACGGCAAGGTCCGGGTGTCGATTGAGGACGACGGCTGCGGGATTCCCGCCGCTGACGTGCCGCACATTTTCGAGCGTTTCTACCGCGTGGACAAAGGCCGTTCACGCGAACTGGGGGGGACGGGCCTGGGCTTGAGCATCGTGAAGCACATCATCCAGCTCCACGGGGGCGAAGTCGCCGCGCACAGCGTGGAAGGCGAGGGCACCCGGATAGAGTTCACCCTGCCCGACACCAGCGCCGAGGCCGCCGCCCGTGTCGCGGCCGAACGCCGTCGCAGCGCCCAGGCCGGTTAA
- the atpC gene encoding ATP synthase F1 subunit epsilon, translating into MPLTLEIVTPEGKAFTGQVDDVVLPTANGDVDILPGHQPLLTIVEPGEVQATMAGGREYLAVDKGFARVQNDVVSVLCEGAINIQEIDLNFVEDARQKAEAALEKARKEGHDPAQIEKLESVARFAMTQQLVKRKKH; encoded by the coding sequence ATGCCGCTGACACTTGAAATCGTCACCCCCGAGGGCAAAGCCTTCACCGGCCAGGTTGACGACGTGGTCCTGCCCACCGCCAACGGCGACGTGGACATCCTCCCCGGTCACCAGCCGCTGCTGACCATCGTCGAGCCTGGCGAAGTCCAGGCCACGATGGCCGGCGGGCGCGAATACCTCGCCGTGGACAAGGGCTTCGCCCGCGTCCAGAACGACGTGGTATCCGTGCTGTGCGAAGGGGCGATCAACATTCAGGAGATCGACCTGAACTTCGTCGAGGATGCCCGCCAGAAGGCTGAAGCCGCGCTGGAAAAGGCCCGTAAGGAAGGCCACGACCCGGCCCAGATCGAAAAGCTCGAGTCCGTCGCCCGCTTCGCCATGACCCAGCAACTGGTCAAGCGCAAGAAACATTGA
- a CDS encoding response regulator transcription factor: protein MNKDKKILVVDDEPDVTELLDYKLRQDGYRVSVINDPLMIMGTARSFQPDLVILDIMMPDLNGIQICRMLRADPVMKAVPVIFLTARGEADDRIKGFETGADDYISKPFDTRELLLRIKALFKRLGQTAEAGGQKEITIGKVAIDIEKHRLSVEGRDIDLTATEFKLLRLLMERKGRVQSRENLLVNVWNYEADIETRTVDTHIRRLREKLEDHAGIIETVRGVGYRAVDK, encoded by the coding sequence GTGAACAAAGATAAGAAGATCCTCGTTGTTGACGACGAACCGGACGTAACCGAACTGCTTGACTATAAACTGAGGCAGGATGGTTACCGCGTGTCCGTTATCAACGACCCACTGATGATCATGGGGACGGCGCGCTCGTTTCAACCCGACCTTGTCATTCTGGACATCATGATGCCGGACCTGAACGGTATCCAAATCTGCCGCATGCTCCGGGCCGACCCGGTCATGAAAGCGGTGCCGGTTATTTTCCTGACCGCGCGGGGCGAGGCCGACGACCGGATCAAGGGCTTCGAGACCGGCGCGGACGACTACATCAGCAAACCGTTCGATACACGGGAACTATTACTGCGTATCAAGGCACTTTTCAAACGCCTCGGGCAGACCGCCGAAGCTGGCGGACAGAAGGAAATCACCATTGGCAAGGTGGCGATTGACATCGAAAAGCACCGGCTGAGTGTCGAAGGACGAGACATCGACCTGACGGCAACCGAATTCAAGCTCCTGCGCCTCCTGATGGAGCGCAAGGGACGGGTGCAAAGCCGGGAGAACCTGCTCGTCAACGTTTGGAACTACGAGGCCGACATCGAAACACGCACCGTGGACACGCACATCCGCCGCTTGCGCGAAAAGCTCGAAGACCACGCGGGCATCATTGAAACCGTGCGCGGCGTCGGCTACCGGGCGGTTGACAAGTGA
- the atpG gene encoding ATP synthase F1 subunit gamma has product MPSTKEIRGRIKAVKNTGQITRAMQLVAASKMKRAQDDAISSRPYAMLLAEILESVADQETEFHHPLLEGREVRKRGILVISSDKGLCGALNANLFKEIIKIKDPVAYISIGRKATQFLSRTRRELKADFVLSDKVAYHEIRAVVEYMLNLYYEEEIDTIEVLHNRFVNTLQQEPALVRLAPMDQLREQLDRLRKREKLELAETTGDEREFLFEPSAATILHELPNLFIKEEINHMAFEAKASEHSARMVAMKSATDNAKNLVGDLTLEYNKARQAAITQEIIEIAAAAAN; this is encoded by the coding sequence ATGCCCAGCACCAAGGAAATACGGGGCCGCATCAAGGCGGTCAAAAACACCGGGCAGATCACCCGGGCGATGCAGCTTGTGGCCGCTTCCAAGATGAAGCGCGCGCAGGATGACGCCATTTCCAGCCGTCCCTACGCAATGCTGCTGGCTGAGATTCTCGAATCGGTGGCCGACCAGGAGACGGAGTTTCACCACCCGCTGCTGGAGGGTCGCGAGGTCCGCAAGCGCGGCATCCTCGTCATTTCCAGCGACAAGGGCCTGTGCGGCGCGCTCAATGCCAACCTGTTCAAGGAGATCATCAAGATCAAGGATCCGGTCGCGTACATCTCGATCGGGCGCAAGGCCACGCAGTTCCTCAGCCGTACCCGGCGCGAGCTCAAGGCCGACTTCGTTCTCTCGGACAAGGTCGCCTACCACGAGATCCGCGCCGTGGTCGAGTATATGCTCAACCTCTACTACGAGGAGGAGATCGACACCATCGAGGTCCTGCACAACCGCTTCGTCAACACCCTCCAGCAGGAGCCGGCCCTCGTTCGCCTGGCCCCGATGGACCAGTTGCGCGAGCAGCTCGACCGCCTGCGCAAGCGCGAAAAGCTTGAGCTGGCCGAGACCACCGGAGACGAGCGCGAGTTCCTCTTCGAGCCCAGTGCGGCCACCATCCTGCACGAGCTTCCCAACCTCTTTATCAAGGAAGAGATCAACCACATGGCCTTTGAGGCCAAAGCCTCCGAGCACAGCGCGCGGATGGTGGCCATGAAGTCCGCCACCGACAACGCCAAGAACCTCGTCGGCGATCTCACCCTCGAATACAACAAGGCCCGCCAGGCGGCCATCACTCAGGAAATCATCGAAATCGCGGCCGCCGCCGCCAACTAA
- a CDS encoding F0F1 ATP synthase subunit delta, translated as MDRKTEEHLKTLARKLVEISLDESGRVSAERVGDVLSTLEQHPPCHARNLRPLLKHYLAYIRREVARSQARLEYAGQMGESTLEEVRAELAEHYGRAIDIVAKENDELIAGFRVAIGDDVYDASLSGRLHALETSIA; from the coding sequence ATGGACCGCAAAACCGAAGAACACCTGAAAACCCTCGCCCGCAAGCTGGTCGAGATTTCCCTCGATGAGTCAGGCCGCGTCAGCGCCGAGCGGGTAGGGGACGTGCTGAGCACCCTTGAGCAGCACCCGCCCTGCCACGCCCGCAACCTGCGCCCGCTGCTCAAGCACTACCTGGCCTACATCCGCCGCGAAGTCGCCCGCAGCCAGGCCCGGCTCGAATACGCCGGCCAGATGGGCGAATCCACGCTGGAGGAAGTCCGCGCCGAGCTGGCCGAGCACTATGGTCGCGCCATCGACATCGTAGCGAAGGAAAACGACGAGTTGATCGCCGGTTTCCGCGTGGCCATCGGGGACGACGTTTACGACGCCTCGCTCTCCGGTCGCCTGCACGCCCTTGAGACTTCCATTGCCTGA
- the trmB gene encoding tRNA (guanosine(46)-N7)-methyltransferase TrmB encodes MPADTHSDSYAAARERSRLRRLELSRWCQAHLDPREPFVLEFGCGHGHFLTAYAEANPRRNCVGIDIMTKRIEKASAKAAKRGLNRLHFLKAEADEFLDALRGHARASLVFMLFPDPWPKKRHHKHRMVQDEFLNELAEVTTPEARFCFRSDHEGYHRWSADHLYRHPRWEIRADEHWPFEHETYFQGHMESFRSIVSARTGPADTATKPQPTQLSFL; translated from the coding sequence ATGCCAGCAGACACCCACTCCGACAGCTACGCGGCTGCCCGGGAGCGTTCCCGGCTGCGCCGACTCGAGCTCTCCCGCTGGTGCCAGGCCCACCTCGACCCGCGCGAACCCTTTGTGCTGGAGTTCGGTTGCGGGCACGGACACTTTTTGACCGCCTACGCCGAGGCCAACCCGCGCCGCAACTGTGTCGGCATCGACATCATGACCAAGCGGATCGAAAAAGCCTCCGCCAAGGCCGCCAAGCGCGGACTTAACCGCCTGCACTTCCTCAAGGCCGAGGCGGACGAATTCCTCGACGCCCTCCGCGGCCACGCCCGGGCGAGCCTTGTTTTCATGCTCTTTCCCGACCCGTGGCCGAAAAAGCGTCATCACAAGCACCGCATGGTGCAGGACGAATTCCTCAACGAGCTGGCGGAGGTCACCACACCGGAAGCACGGTTCTGTTTCCGCAGCGACCACGAGGGCTACCACCGCTGGAGCGCCGACCACCTTTACCGGCACCCGCGCTGGGAGATCCGGGCCGACGAGCACTGGCCCTTTGAGCACGAGACCTATTTCCAGGGGCATATGGAGAGCTTCCGCTCCATCGTGTCCGCTCGCACCGGCCCCGCAGATACGGCCACCAAGCCACAGCCGACACAGCTCTCGTTCTTGTAA
- a CDS encoding F0F1 ATP synthase subunit A encodes MSVPRKTALTTGFLSLLTTSTFASDGAAVSPYAYELTKFLGLPVTNAMFTGWALSLLLIVVVRLMVGRPQLVPARGQAMVEGLIQWVYDIMAPIVGKKVIKPVFPLLLCLFTYILIMNWSGLLPGVGTFGHFVPEHEITMEQATDMQHSGAIVREIDGKYYDGHFHYFFRPVNSDLNTTLALAIISFLAWIWFVLKYAGVKLLLFDLFGNKADKKEVPGYIYVPLFGVFLGVGLIEVISILSRLVSLPFRLFGNVFGGENLLTSMHGMFAWVLPVPFYFLEILIGFVQALVFTLLTAVYIGLICNHDSADEHAHAH; translated from the coding sequence ATGTCTGTGCCCCGCAAAACGGCGCTTACCACCGGATTCCTTTCACTATTAACGACAAGCACCTTCGCCAGCGACGGTGCTGCTGTCAGCCCCTACGCCTACGAACTCACGAAGTTCCTCGGCTTGCCCGTGACGAACGCGATGTTCACAGGCTGGGCGCTTTCGCTGCTGCTGATCGTAGTGGTGCGCCTCATGGTAGGCCGGCCGCAACTGGTACCCGCCCGCGGGCAGGCCATGGTGGAAGGGCTAATCCAATGGGTCTATGACATCATGGCCCCGATTGTGGGCAAAAAGGTGATCAAGCCTGTCTTCCCGCTCCTGCTTTGCCTGTTCACCTATATCCTGATCATGAACTGGAGCGGGCTTCTGCCCGGCGTGGGCACCTTCGGCCACTTCGTGCCGGAGCACGAGATCACGATGGAGCAGGCCACTGACATGCAGCACTCCGGGGCGATTGTCCGCGAGATTGACGGTAAATACTACGATGGGCACTTCCACTACTTCTTCCGCCCGGTCAACTCCGACCTGAACACGACCCTGGCGCTGGCCATCATCTCGTTCCTGGCCTGGATCTGGTTCGTGCTCAAGTATGCCGGGGTCAAGCTCCTGCTCTTCGACCTCTTCGGCAACAAGGCGGACAAGAAGGAAGTCCCCGGCTATATCTACGTACCGCTTTTCGGCGTCTTCCTCGGCGTGGGCCTGATCGAAGTCATCTCGATCCTCTCCCGTCTGGTTTCGCTGCCCTTCCGTCTTTTCGGTAACGTCTTCGGGGGTGAAAACCTCCTCACCAGCATGCACGGGATGTTCGCCTGGGTGCTGCCGGTGCCGTTCTACTTCCTGGAAATCCTCATCGGCTTTGTCCAGGCCCTCGTTTTCACCCTGCTGACCGCCGTTTACATCGGCCTGATCTGCAACCACGACAGCGCGGACGAGCACGCCCACGCGCATTAA